A portion of the Chiroxiphia lanceolata isolate bChiLan1 unplaced genomic scaffold, bChiLan1.pri scaffold_66_arrow_ctg1, whole genome shotgun sequence genome contains these proteins:
- the LOC116781814 gene encoding interleukin enhancer-binding factor 3-like isoform X2 — MRPMRIFVNDDRHVMAKHSAVYPTQEELEAVQNMVSHTERALKAVSDWIDEQEKVSGEQPESESMETAAEEENKEGGDQKATEQLTRTLRGVMRVGLVAKGLLLKGDLDLELVLLCKDKPTAKLLEKVADNLGVQLAAITEDKYEVIQSVGDAAIVIKNTKEPPLSLTIHLTSPVVREELEKQLAGETLSVTDSPDVLDRQKCLAALASLRHAKWFQARANGLKSCVIVIRVLRDLCTRVPTWAPLRGWPLELLCEKSIGTANRPMGAGEALRRVLECLASGIVMPDGSGIYDPCEKEATDAIGHLDRQQREDITQSAQHALRLAAFGQLHKVLGMDPLPSKMPKKPKNENPVDYTVQIPPSTTYAVTPMKRPMEEDGEEKSPSKKKKKIQKKGIELTREEKLEPPQAMNALMKLNQLKPGLQYKLVSQTGPVHAPIFTMSVEIDGSTFEASGPSKKTAKLHVAVKVLQDMGLPTGVEGKDSGKGDESAEETEQKPVVVAPPPVVETVSTPTAASPTADQTPENVKQQGPILTKHGKNPVMELNEKRRGLKYELISETGGSHDKRFVMEVEVDGQKFQGAGSNKKVAKAYAALAALEKLFPDAPVAIEQNKKKRAPVPARGGPKFPVKHNPGFGMGGPMHNEAPPPPNMRGRGRGGNIRGRGRGRGGFGGNHGGYMNTGAGYGSYGYGGNSATAGYSQFYSNGGHSNSGGGGGGGSSGYGSYYQSGDGYTAPAPPKHGGKKQQHGGGQKASYGSGYSAHQGQQPYGQGQYGGYGPGQGKQKGYGHGQGGGGYSYSNSYNSPSGGSDYNYESKYSYSGNSGRGGNNYSGGGSYNSGSHGGYGGSGGGGSSYQGKQGGYSSQSNYNSPGSQNYSGPPSSYQASQGGYGRNEHSMSYQYR, encoded by the exons ATG CGCCCGATGCGGATCTTCGTCAACGACGACCGGCACGTGATGGCCAAGCACTCGGCCGTGTACCCCAcgcaggaggagctggaggccGTGCAGAACATGGTTTCCCACACGGAGCGAGCGCTCAAAGCCGTCTCCGACTGGATCGACGAGCAGGAGAAAGTCAGCGGGGAGCAGCCGGAGTCGGAGTCCATGGAGACGGCGGCCGAGGAGGAGAACAAGGAAGGAGG GGATCAGAAGGCCACGGAGCAGCTGACGAGGACCCTGCGGGGCGTGATGCGCGTGGGGCTCGTGGCCAAAGGCCTCTTGCTCAAGGGGGACCTGGACCTGGAGCTGGTCCTGCTGTGCAAAGACAAACCCACGGCCAAGCTCCTGGAGAAAGTCGCCGACAACCTGGGGGTGCAGCTGGCG GCGATCACCGAGGACAAGTACGAGGTCATCCAGTCGGTGGGCGACGCCGCCATCGTCATCAAGAACACGAAGGAGCCCCCGCTGAGCCTCACCATCCACCTGACGTCGCCCGTGGTGcgggaggagctggagaagcagctggcCGGAG AAACGCTCTCAGTCACCGACTCCCCGGACGTTCTGGACAGGCAGAAATGCCTTGCTGCCTTGGCGTCTCTGCGCCACGCCAAGTGGTTCCAG GCCAGGGCCAACGGGCTGAAGTCGTGCGTCATCGTGATCCGAGTGCTGCGGGACCTCTGCACCCGCGTCCCCACCTGGGCCCCGCTCCGAGGATGG cctctggagctgctgtgtgaGAAGTCCATCGGGACGGCGAACCGGCCCATGGGCGCGGGCGAGGCGCTGCGCCGGGTGCTGGAGTGCCTGGCCTCGGGCATCGTCATGCCAG ATGGTTCTGGTATTTATGACCCTTGTGAAAAAGAAGCCACTGATGCTATTGGGCATCTAGACAGACAACAAAGGGAAGATATCACACAGAGTGCTCAG cacgCGCTGCGGCTCGCCGCCTTCGGCCAGCTCCACAAGGTCCTGGGCATGGACCCCCTGCCCTCCAAAATGCCCAAGAAGCCAAAGAACGAGAACCCGGTCGATTATACTG TCCAGATCCCGCCCAGCACCACCTACGCCGTGACCCCCATGAAGAGGCCGATGGAGGAGGACGGGGAGGAGAAATCCCCCagcaagaagaagaagaagattCAGAAAAAAGGTATTGAGTTAACGAGAG aggagAAGCTGGAGCCGCCGCAGGCCATGAACGCCCTGATGAAGCTGAACCAGCTCAAGCCAGGGCTGCAGTACAAGCTGGTGTCCCAGACCGGCCCTGTGCACGCCCCCATCTTCACCATGTCCGTGGAGATCGACGGCAGCACCTTCGAGGCCTCAGGGCCCTCCAAGAAGACGGCGAAGCTGCACGTGGCCGTCAAG GTGTTGCAAGACATGGGGTTACCCACCGGAGTGGAAGGCAAAGACTCCGGGAAGGGCGATGAGTCGGCGGAGGAGACGGAGCAGAAACCGGTGGTCGTGGCTCCTCCGCCCGTCGTTGAAACGGTGTCGACGCCCACGGCGGCCTCGCCCACGGCAGATCAGACCCCCGAG AACGTGAAGCAGCAGGGACCAATCCTGACAAAGCACGGGAAGAACCCCGTGATGGAGCTGAACGAGAAGCGGCGCGGGCTGAAGTACGAGCTGATCTCGGAGACGGGCGGCAGCCACGACAAGCGCTTCGTCATGGAG gTGGAGGTGGACGGGCAGAAGTTCCAAGGCGCCGGCTCGAACAAGAAGGTGGCCAAGGCCTACGCGGCGCTGGCCGCGCTGGAGAAGCTGTTCCCGGATGCTCCCGTGGCCATCGAgcagaacaagaagaaaagagccCCCGTGCCAGCCAGGGGGGGCCCCAAATTCCCAGTCAAA CACAACCCGGGGTTCGGCATGGGGGGCCCCATGCACAACGaggcccccccgccccccaacATGCGCGGCCGCGGCCGGGGCGGAAACATCCGGGGCCGCGGGAGAGGCCGGGGCGGCTTCGGCGGCAACCACGGCGGCTACATGAACACAG GGGCCGGGTACGGGAGCTACGGCTACGGAGGGAATTCCGCCACCGCCGGCTACA GCCAGTTCTACAGCAACGGTGGCCACTCCAACTCGGggggcggcggtggcggcggctCCTCGGGCTACGGCTCCTATTACCAGTCCGGCGACGGGTACACGGCGCCGGCGCCGCCCAAGCACGGCggcaagaagcagcagcacgGCGGGGGCCAGAAGGCCTCCTACGGCTCCGGGTACTCGGCCCACCAGGGCCAGCAGCCCTACGGGCAGGGCCAGTACGGCGGCTACGGCCCCGGGCAGGGCAAGCAGAAGGGCTACGGCCACGGCCAGGGCGGCGGCGGCTACTCCTACTCCAACTCCTACAACTCGCCCAGCGGCGGCTCTGACTACAACTATGAGAGCAAATACA gtTACAGCGGCAACAGCGGCCGCGGCGGCAACAACTACTCGGGCGGCGGCTCCTACAACTCGGGCTCCCACGGGGGCTACGGGGGCTCGGGGGGCGGGGGCTCCTCGTACCAAGGTAAGCAAG GCGGATACTCCTCCCAGTCCAACTACAACTCCCCCGGCTCCCAGAACTACAGCGGCCCCCCCAGCTCCTACCAGGCGTCACAGGGCGGCTACGGCAGAAACGAGCACAGCATGAGTTACCAGTACAGATaa
- the LOC116781814 gene encoding interleukin enhancer-binding factor 3-like isoform X4 translates to MRPMRIFVNDDRHVMAKHSAVYPTQEELEAVQNMVSHTERALKAVSDWIDEQEKVSGEQPESESMETAAEEENKEGGDQKATEQLTRTLRGVMRVGLVAKGLLLKGDLDLELVLLCKDKPTAKLLEKVADNLGVQLAAITEDKYEVIQSVGDAAIVIKNTKEPPLSLTIHLTSPVVREELEKQLAGETLSVTDSPDVLDRQKCLAALASLRHAKWFQARANGLKSCVIVIRVLRDLCTRVPTWAPLRGWPLELLCEKSIGTANRPMGAGEALRRVLECLASGIVMPDGSGIYDPCEKEATDAIGHLDRQQREDITQSAQHALRLAAFGQLHKVLGMDPLPSKMPKKPKNENPVDYTVQIPPSTTYAVTPMKRPMEEDGEEKSPSKKKKKIQKKEEKLEPPQAMNALMKLNQLKPGLQYKLVSQTGPVHAPIFTMSVEIDGSTFEASGPSKKTAKLHVAVKVLQDMGLPTGVEGKDSGKGDESAEETEQKPVVVAPPPVVETVSTPTAASPTADQTPENVKQQGPILTKHGKNPVMELNEKRRGLKYELISETGGSHDKRFVMEVEVDGQKFQGAGSNKKVAKAYAALAALEKLFPDAPVAIEQNKKKRAPVPARGGPKFPVKQHNPGFGMGGPMHNEAPPPPNMRGRGRGGNIRGRGRGRGGFGGNHGGYMNTGAGYGSYGYGGNSATAGYSQFYSNGGHSNSGGGGGGGSSGYGSYYQSGDGYTAPAPPKHGGKKQQHGGGQKASYGSGYSAHQGQQPYGQGQYGGYGPGQGKQKGYGHGQGGGGYSYSNSYNSPSGGSDYNYESKYSYSGNSGRGGNNYSGGGSYNSGSHGGYGGSGGGGSSYQGKQGGYSSQSNYNSPGSQNYSGPPSSYQASQGGYGRNEHSMSYQYR, encoded by the exons ATG CGCCCGATGCGGATCTTCGTCAACGACGACCGGCACGTGATGGCCAAGCACTCGGCCGTGTACCCCAcgcaggaggagctggaggccGTGCAGAACATGGTTTCCCACACGGAGCGAGCGCTCAAAGCCGTCTCCGACTGGATCGACGAGCAGGAGAAAGTCAGCGGGGAGCAGCCGGAGTCGGAGTCCATGGAGACGGCGGCCGAGGAGGAGAACAAGGAAGGAGG GGATCAGAAGGCCACGGAGCAGCTGACGAGGACCCTGCGGGGCGTGATGCGCGTGGGGCTCGTGGCCAAAGGCCTCTTGCTCAAGGGGGACCTGGACCTGGAGCTGGTCCTGCTGTGCAAAGACAAACCCACGGCCAAGCTCCTGGAGAAAGTCGCCGACAACCTGGGGGTGCAGCTGGCG GCGATCACCGAGGACAAGTACGAGGTCATCCAGTCGGTGGGCGACGCCGCCATCGTCATCAAGAACACGAAGGAGCCCCCGCTGAGCCTCACCATCCACCTGACGTCGCCCGTGGTGcgggaggagctggagaagcagctggcCGGAG AAACGCTCTCAGTCACCGACTCCCCGGACGTTCTGGACAGGCAGAAATGCCTTGCTGCCTTGGCGTCTCTGCGCCACGCCAAGTGGTTCCAG GCCAGGGCCAACGGGCTGAAGTCGTGCGTCATCGTGATCCGAGTGCTGCGGGACCTCTGCACCCGCGTCCCCACCTGGGCCCCGCTCCGAGGATGG cctctggagctgctgtgtgaGAAGTCCATCGGGACGGCGAACCGGCCCATGGGCGCGGGCGAGGCGCTGCGCCGGGTGCTGGAGTGCCTGGCCTCGGGCATCGTCATGCCAG ATGGTTCTGGTATTTATGACCCTTGTGAAAAAGAAGCCACTGATGCTATTGGGCATCTAGACAGACAACAAAGGGAAGATATCACACAGAGTGCTCAG cacgCGCTGCGGCTCGCCGCCTTCGGCCAGCTCCACAAGGTCCTGGGCATGGACCCCCTGCCCTCCAAAATGCCCAAGAAGCCAAAGAACGAGAACCCGGTCGATTATACTG TCCAGATCCCGCCCAGCACCACCTACGCCGTGACCCCCATGAAGAGGCCGATGGAGGAGGACGGGGAGGAGAAATCCCCCagcaagaagaagaagaagattCAGAAAAAAG aggagAAGCTGGAGCCGCCGCAGGCCATGAACGCCCTGATGAAGCTGAACCAGCTCAAGCCAGGGCTGCAGTACAAGCTGGTGTCCCAGACCGGCCCTGTGCACGCCCCCATCTTCACCATGTCCGTGGAGATCGACGGCAGCACCTTCGAGGCCTCAGGGCCCTCCAAGAAGACGGCGAAGCTGCACGTGGCCGTCAAG GTGTTGCAAGACATGGGGTTACCCACCGGAGTGGAAGGCAAAGACTCCGGGAAGGGCGATGAGTCGGCGGAGGAGACGGAGCAGAAACCGGTGGTCGTGGCTCCTCCGCCCGTCGTTGAAACGGTGTCGACGCCCACGGCGGCCTCGCCCACGGCAGATCAGACCCCCGAG AACGTGAAGCAGCAGGGACCAATCCTGACAAAGCACGGGAAGAACCCCGTGATGGAGCTGAACGAGAAGCGGCGCGGGCTGAAGTACGAGCTGATCTCGGAGACGGGCGGCAGCCACGACAAGCGCTTCGTCATGGAG gTGGAGGTGGACGGGCAGAAGTTCCAAGGCGCCGGCTCGAACAAGAAGGTGGCCAAGGCCTACGCGGCGCTGGCCGCGCTGGAGAAGCTGTTCCCGGATGCTCCCGTGGCCATCGAgcagaacaagaagaaaagagccCCCGTGCCAGCCAGGGGGGGCCCCAAATTCCCAGTCAAA CAGCACAACCCGGGGTTCGGCATGGGGGGCCCCATGCACAACGaggcccccccgccccccaacATGCGCGGCCGCGGCCGGGGCGGAAACATCCGGGGCCGCGGGAGAGGCCGGGGCGGCTTCGGCGGCAACCACGGCGGCTACATGAACACAG GGGCCGGGTACGGGAGCTACGGCTACGGAGGGAATTCCGCCACCGCCGGCTACA GCCAGTTCTACAGCAACGGTGGCCACTCCAACTCGGggggcggcggtggcggcggctCCTCGGGCTACGGCTCCTATTACCAGTCCGGCGACGGGTACACGGCGCCGGCGCCGCCCAAGCACGGCggcaagaagcagcagcacgGCGGGGGCCAGAAGGCCTCCTACGGCTCCGGGTACTCGGCCCACCAGGGCCAGCAGCCCTACGGGCAGGGCCAGTACGGCGGCTACGGCCCCGGGCAGGGCAAGCAGAAGGGCTACGGCCACGGCCAGGGCGGCGGCGGCTACTCCTACTCCAACTCCTACAACTCGCCCAGCGGCGGCTCTGACTACAACTATGAGAGCAAATACA gtTACAGCGGCAACAGCGGCCGCGGCGGCAACAACTACTCGGGCGGCGGCTCCTACAACTCGGGCTCCCACGGGGGCTACGGGGGCTCGGGGGGCGGGGGCTCCTCGTACCAAGGTAAGCAAG GCGGATACTCCTCCCAGTCCAACTACAACTCCCCCGGCTCCCAGAACTACAGCGGCCCCCCCAGCTCCTACCAGGCGTCACAGGGCGGCTACGGCAGAAACGAGCACAGCATGAGTTACCAGTACAGATaa